The Rhodospirillaceae bacterium genome has a window encoding:
- a CDS encoding alpha/beta hydrolase: MTYRDYANGPYGQVHFQDTGTPGFQNTGTPGSQNGIPLVLCHQAPMSLRQFDSVYELLAEKGIRAIGFDLPGFGGSDATDFVPTIEDYARVVPAVLDHLKIDSAFVLGHHTGAQVATEVALQFPDRVRGVILNGPLPMTAAERDAGLAYVEEHEKGYTPRADGTHLLDLFKNRMAYGHDETDWRLATRYIAEQVIGRGPFWYGHHAAFQYDQAKTIPLITHPTLVLTNTGDSIYDKAQDTMKLRPDFAYAEIEGGTIDIVDEKPQEWVEAVAAFVLSFEK, translated from the coding sequence ATGACGTATCGCGACTACGCGAATGGCCCCTACGGCCAGGTGCACTTTCAAGACACCGGGACACCCGGCTTTCAGAACACCGGGACACCCGGATCGCAAAACGGCATCCCTCTGGTGTTGTGCCACCAGGCCCCCATGTCGCTGCGCCAGTTTGACAGCGTGTATGAGCTGCTGGCGGAAAAAGGCATCCGCGCCATTGGCTTTGATCTGCCGGGTTTTGGTGGCTCGGACGCAACGGATTTTGTGCCGACCATTGAAGACTACGCCCGGGTTGTGCCGGCGGTGCTGGACCATTTGAAGATCGACAGCGCCTTTGTGCTGGGGCATCACACCGGCGCCCAGGTGGCGACCGAAGTGGCGCTGCAATTTCCAGACCGGGTGCGCGGTGTGATTCTCAACGGACCCTTGCCGATGACCGCCGCAGAGCGGGACGCGGGCCTGGCCTATGTGGAGGAGCACGAAAAAGGCTACACGCCGCGCGCCGATGGCACACATCTGCTGGACCTGTTTAAAAACCGCATGGCTTATGGCCACGACGAAACCGATTGGCGTTTGGCGACGCGCTATATCGCCGAGCAAGTGATTGGGCGCGGGCCATTCTGGTACGGCCATCATGCCGCGTTTCAGTATGACCAGGCCAAGACCATCCCGCTGATCACCCATCCCACCCTGGTGCTGACCAACACGGGCGACAGCATTTACGACAAGGCCCAAGACACGATGAAACTGCGCCCCGACTTTGCCTATGCGGAAATCGAAGGCGGCACGATTGATATTGTGGATGAAAAACCGCAGGAGTGGGTGGAAGCCGTGGCCGCGTTTGTGCTGAGTTTTGAAAAATAA
- the pyrC gene encoding dihydroorotase encodes MPSSDSTPDRLIIRRPDDWHVHLRDGAMLEAAVGYTARQFARAIVMPNLNPPVTTVAAATAYRDRILAALPGDVDFTPLMTAYLTDDIDPAEVERGFTEGVFTAAKLYPANATTNSSFGVTDFQKLYPVFAAMERIGMPLLLHGEVTEKHVDIFDREAAFIERTLSKLIVDFPALKIVFEHITTADAVSFVQDAGPNLGATITPHHLIINRNAIFDGGIRPHFYCLPIAKREKHRLALRKAATSGTAKFFLGTDSAPHAIGDKESACGCAGIFNAPVALESYAAVFEEEDALDKFEAFASENGPRFYGLPLNTGTVTLERTAWQVDDSLPAADTQVVPFQAGQHIKWTFFGTANT; translated from the coding sequence ATGCCCAGCTCTGACTCCACACCTGATCGCCTTATCATCCGTCGGCCCGACGATTGGCATGTTCATCTGCGCGATGGGGCCATGTTGGAAGCCGCCGTGGGTTATACGGCCCGTCAGTTTGCCCGCGCCATCGTCATGCCCAATCTCAACCCGCCGGTCACCACCGTGGCGGCGGCGACGGCTTATCGCGACCGCATTCTCGCAGCTCTGCCAGGGGATGTGGATTTTACGCCGCTGATGACCGCCTATCTCACCGATGACATCGATCCCGCCGAAGTCGAACGTGGCTTTACCGAAGGCGTGTTCACAGCCGCCAAGCTCTATCCCGCCAACGCCACCACCAATTCCTCTTTTGGCGTCACCGATTTTCAGAAACTCTATCCGGTGTTTGCGGCGATGGAGCGCATCGGCATGCCCTTGCTGTTGCACGGTGAGGTCACCGAAAAACATGTCGATATTTTTGATCGCGAGGCCGCGTTTATTGAACGCACCCTCAGCAAACTCATCGTCGATTTCCCGGCGCTCAAAATTGTGTTCGAGCACATCACCACGGCCGATGCGGTGAGCTTTGTCCAAGACGCCGGGCCAAACCTGGGCGCGACCATCACACCCCATCATCTCATCATCAACCGCAACGCCATCTTCGACGGCGGCATCCGCCCGCACTTTTATTGTCTGCCCATTGCCAAGCGTGAAAAGCACCGTCTGGCGTTGCGCAAAGCCGCCACCTCGGGCACCGCGAAATTCTTTTTGGGCACCGACTCCGCCCCCCACGCCATCGGCGATAAAGAATCCGCCTGTGGCTGTGCCGGCATTTTCAACGCCCCGGTGGCGCTGGAATCCTACGCCGCTGTGTTCGAAGAAGAAGACGCGCTGGATAAATTCGAAGCCTTCGCGTCCGAGAACGGCCCCCGTTTTTACGGCCTGCCGCTGAATACCGGCACGGTCACCCTAGAGCGCACCGCCTGGCAGGTCGACGACAGCCTCCCCGCAGCGGACACCCAGGTGGTGCCCTTCCAGGCGGGTCAGCACATCAAATGGACGTTTTTTGGTACTGCGAACACGTAG